Within the Paenibacillus sp. AN1007 genome, the region GACGAAGCAGGGGGCGAAAAGGCGATAAAGATGTACTTCAGTAGGTTTCAAGACACGCCCTAATGTAACCATTGCAAAGAGGCTCCTGTCCGTATCTGTGTCATACAGATCGGCTGGAGCCTCTTTCAACGTTTGCGGATGTCATTATACTTTTCGTACCTGACTGATGCGGAACCTACTTCAAGCAGCACTGATTGACCTTCTATTGCAGGCGCTGCAGTACCAGACGTTTTTTGTACATCATTCTTCCTGCTTCAGCCACATCCTGGATCGTATTTTTGTTGCTGACTGAACCAAAAATCATGCCCGCAACAGGTACCAGCTGGAACAGCTTTTTCCAGCCAAAAGACTCACTGTATGAATTAAACACTTCACGCCAGCCCTGCATTTGCGAGATCACCTCGATCTGCTTGTCCGGGTTATCGTAGTCCGCCAGCTCTTCAATAATCGCTTTTTTACCTACAATATCGGCAGAAGAGAACTGCAGACATTTCACAATAAAGACGCGCTCCAGCGGGTCATCGGGATCATAACCGTAACACAGTGCCATCTCCTGCAGCACTTTTAGGGAGAGTCCCATAACGAGCGGAATGTCAGCTGCGATCGTAACAATTCCGCCAAATCCTGTCGCGGCCCCTTGTGCCGCAGCAAACTTGCTTCGACTTTCGGTAATGTTATCCGCCACACGGTCCAGTACCTCAAGTGGTAATTTTTCCACACTATAGATTTTGGCTGTTTTCTCCGTTTCTGCATCCTGTTCCAAACGATAGATATCATCTGTCATACTGTAACCTGAGCGCTCGGCCTCTTCTTGCAAAAGCTTGGCTACTTTTTTCTTCTGTACAAGAAACTTGCCGCCCGTCTGCAGGTACTGCCCCACTTCGTTCAAGGCATCACCAATCTTCTGCTTTAACGCCTT harbors:
- a CDS encoding EcsC family protein, coding for MESRETLDRELEHILKWEKEQKDLFIWDKIGRLPFAMLDKVMPKALKQKIGDALNEVGQYLQTGGKFLVQKKKVAKLLQEEAERSGYSMTDDIYRLEQDAETEKTAKIYSVEKLPLEVLDRVADNITESRSKFAAAQGAATGFGGIVTIAADIPLVMGLSLKVLQEMALCYGYDPDDPLERVFIVKCLQFSSADIVGKKAIIEELADYDNPDKQIEVISQMQGWREVFNSYSESFGWKKLFQLVPVAGMIFGSVSNKNTIQDVAEAGRMMYKKRLVLQRLQ